One genomic window of Bactrocera dorsalis isolate Fly_Bdor chromosome 4, ASM2337382v1, whole genome shotgun sequence includes the following:
- the LOC105226111 gene encoding alkaline phosphatase, with amino-acid sequence MCSLRQFTLILLACQLAICQTHGYAIHHEPSERRMHPVFNFKAALPTQHNIGKRSMPMINFDAPKTEEEYSHYWNTVGQNILEKQIAEKSTLNTNLAKNIIFFLGDGMSIPTLTAGRVYLGGEEKQYSFERFPYVGLSKTYCTNTQVADSACTATAYLGGVKTNYGTIGVSAAVEPNDCLAQNNTLHHVTSIAAWAQKQGMATGLVTTTSVTHASPAGVYAHIANRNWENDAEVLSDNGDPHICTDIATQLVHGEVGRNLNVILGGGRKHFLPNTVRELEGELGQRLDGHNLINEWLTMHGNDAHYAQTRDELLNLPASTKRVMGLFGANHMPFHLDADAQLTPTLAEMTAVALDILERQSNGRGFFLFVEGGRIDHAHHDTLALKALDETAEFDKAIALARARTDVRDTLTVVTSDHSHTMSVAGYSSRKNDIIGVNNGQLGDDQLPYATLSYANGPGFDYNVFKANGAIKRKNLNKINMKHKDYPFPSMVPLESETHGGDDVGVFAIGPYAHLFTGNYEQNYLPHAIGYAACLQSGNDVKRTACTDGLLNGRV; translated from the exons atgtgtaGTTTACGGCAGTTTACATTAATACTCTTGGCCTGCCAGCTAGCAATATGCCAGACGCACGGCTACG CCATACACCATGAGCCCAGCGAGCGACGCATGCATCCAGTCTTCAATTTCAAGGCCGCACTGCCGACGCAACATAACATCGGCAAGCGCTCCATGCCAATGATCAACTTCGACGCACCGAAAACGGAAGAGGAATATTCGCACTACTGGAACACAGTTGGACAGAACATACTAGAGAAGCAGATAGCCGAGAAATCAACGCTCAATACAAATTTGGCCAAGAATATAATATTCTTTTTGGGTGACGGCATGTCCATACCAACTTTGACGGCGGGACGTGTCTATTTGGGCGGCGAAGAAAAACAATATAGCTTCGAACGCTTCCCATATGTGGGCCTGAGCAAG ACCTACTGCACCAACACACAGGTTGCCGACTCCGCCTGCACGGCTACTGCTTATCTCGGCGGCGTAAAAACGAATTACGGCACAATTGGTGTATCGGCTGCTGTCGAGCCGAACGATTGCTTGGCACAAAACAATACCCTCCATCACGTCACTTCGATTGCCGCATGGGCGCAAAAGCAGGGCATGGCAACGGGTCTAGTCACCACTACTTCGGTGACGCATGCCTCCCCCGCAGGCGTCTACGCGCACATCGCCAACCGCAATTGGGAAAATGACGCCGAAGTGCTTTCCGATAACGGCGATCCGCATATCTGCACTGACATCGCGACACAGCTGGTGCACGGCGAAGTCGGACGCAATTTGAATGTTATCTTAGGCGGTGGACGCAAACATTTTCTGCCGAATACAGTGCGCGAGTTGGAGGGTGAGCTTGGCCAACGTCTGGACGGACACAATTTGATTAACGAATGGCTGACTATGCATGGCAACGACGCACACTACGCGCAAACACGCGATGAGCTGTTGAAT TTACCCGCTTCCACCAAACGTGTCATGGGTCTCTTTGGCGCCAATCATATGCCTTTCCATCTGGATGCGGATGCCCAGCTGACGCCCACACTCGCCGAGATGACCGCAGTTGCATTGGATATACTGGAGCGTCAGAGCAATGGCCGTGGTTTCTTCCTCTTCGTCGAGGGCGGACGCATTGATCACGCACATCACGACACACTCGCCTTGAAAGCTTTAGATGAGACGGCCGAATTTGACAAGGCCATCGCATTGGCGCGCGCACGCACCGACGTACGCGATACACTCACCGTGGTCACCTCGGATCACTCGCACACAATGTCAGTGGCGGGCTACTCATCGCGCAAGAACGATATTATTGGCGTGAATAACGGTCAACTGGGCGATGATCAACTACCCTATGCGACGCTCAGCTATGCAAACGGTCCCGGCTTCGACTACAACGTCTTCAAAGCGAATGGCGCCATAAAACGCAAGAACTTGAACAAGATCAACATGAAACACAAGGACTATCCATTCCCCAGCATGGTGCCGCTCGAATCGGAGACGCATGGTGGCGATGATGTCGGCGTATTCGCAATTGGTCCATATGCGCATCTCTTCACCGGCAACTACGAGCAAAACTACTTGCCACATGCGATTGGCTACGCGGCGTGTTTACAGAGCGGTAACGACGTGAAAAGAACAGCGTGTACGGATGGACTGCTGAATGGGCGGGTTTGA